Proteins encoded within one genomic window of Glycine soja cultivar W05 chromosome 1, ASM419377v2, whole genome shotgun sequence:
- the LOC114409085 gene encoding MADS-box transcription factor 23-like, translating to MGRGKIVIERIDNSTSRQVTFSKRRKGLIKKAKELAILCDAQVGLVIFSSTGKLYEYASTSMKSIIERYNTCKEEHHRQMNPESEVKFWQREAEILRQQLQNLQENHRQLMGEQLYGLSVRNLQDLENQLELNLQGVRMKKEQILKDEIQELNRKGNLIFQENVELYKKVFGTTDMATTSRNAFVPLSYGMHAAGGNPQELVQLQLCQPEQEVCETSDTATK from the exons ATGGGAAGGGGGAAGATTGTGATTGAAAGGATCGACAATTCCACTAGCCGGCAAGTGACTTTctcaaagagaagaaagggaTTGATCAAGAAAGCCAAAGAGCTAGCAATCCTCTGCGATGCACAAGTTGGCCTTGTCATATTCTCCAGCACGGGAAAGCTTTATGAATATGCCAGCACCAG CATGAAATCAATCATCGAGAGATATAACACGTGCAAGGAAGAACATCACCGTCAGATGAATCCAGAATCTGAAGTCAAA TTTTGGCAGAGGGAGGCAGAAATTCTAAGGCAGCAACTACAGAATCTACAAGAAAACCATCG GCAATTGATGGGAGAACAGCTATATGGTCTGAGTGTGAGAAACCTACAAGATCTAGAGAATCAACTGGAACTGAATCTCCAAGGTGTCCGTATGAAAAAG GAACAAATTCTAAAAGATGAAATCCAAGAGCTGAACCGAAAG GGGAACCTGATCTTTCAGGAAAATGTGGAACTTTACAAGAAG GTCTTTGGTACAACAGATATGGCCACAACAAGCAGAAATGCATTTGTTCCACTTTCATATGGTATGCATGCTGCAGGAGGGAATCCACAAGAATTGGTCCAACTTCAGCTATGCCAGCCTGAACAAGAAGTTTGTGAGACATCGGACACAGCCACAAAATGA